A single genomic interval of Cellvibrio sp. PSBB023 harbors:
- a CDS encoding MFS transporter: MQSTPSTPTDTQPGSEKLSITEKIGFGAGDMALNVVISSMMLIITFYYTDIFGLDPMDMGILFFTVKIVGAVSDLVMGQITDRFTFLQGRYRPWLLWLAIPYAVSVFFVFTTPEWEYDAKLIWAYSTYIMMTLITSGVGIPYISLPSALTSDPKEKLSANGYRLFLAKIGAFMVAIVVPLVAGMWSDKAVGYQVAMAIMSVIGAAMFLFCYFNTTERVVHVVEPQPLISQFIQLLKNDQWLILVGVCITGTIGYVIRGSVAIYYAKYYLGGDDATVSAFLSTGVAAAILAMIASTWITKFYCKINLFRYTQLIVAALSVAIYVFVDPQDVLLAFVLYFLLSFVVDLHAPVFWSIISETIDYGQVKNGKRVSGFAYGGISVGQKAGMGIAGLMVGWLLTYFQYVPNQEQSETSMMGIALMLSIIPGVFHGLMGLLMFMYRINDRYYAELKRTMIVKGYIAQH, encoded by the coding sequence ATGCAATCAACCCCATCAACCCCGACCGATACACAACCCGGCTCAGAAAAATTATCGATCACTGAAAAAATTGGTTTTGGCGCTGGTGATATGGCGTTAAACGTGGTGATCTCCTCCATGATGTTGATCATCACTTTTTACTACACGGATATTTTTGGCCTGGACCCTATGGACATGGGCATATTATTTTTTACCGTGAAAATAGTGGGAGCCGTTTCCGATTTGGTGATGGGACAAATCACGGACCGCTTTACCTTTTTACAGGGACGCTACAGACCTTGGCTATTATGGTTGGCCATTCCCTATGCGGTGAGTGTATTTTTTGTATTTACCACGCCTGAGTGGGAATATGATGCGAAATTAATTTGGGCTTACTCTACCTACATCATGATGACCCTGATCACCTCCGGTGTAGGTATTCCTTATATTTCATTGCCCAGCGCATTAACGAGCGATCCTAAAGAAAAATTATCCGCTAATGGTTACCGTTTATTCCTCGCCAAAATTGGTGCGTTTATGGTGGCGATTGTGGTGCCGCTAGTCGCCGGTATGTGGTCCGATAAAGCGGTGGGGTATCAAGTGGCCATGGCTATTATGTCGGTCATTGGTGCAGCGATGTTTTTGTTTTGCTATTTCAATACCACTGAGCGCGTTGTGCATGTGGTAGAGCCACAACCCTTGATCAGTCAATTTATACAATTATTGAAAAATGATCAGTGGTTAATTTTGGTGGGCGTGTGCATTACCGGCACCATCGGTTATGTGATTCGCGGTTCGGTCGCTATTTATTACGCTAAATATTATTTGGGTGGCGATGACGCAACTGTCTCTGCATTTTTATCCACCGGTGTTGCCGCCGCTATTTTGGCGATGATCGCCTCCACCTGGATTACCAAGTTCTACTGCAAAATTAATTTGTTCCGTTATACCCAATTAATCGTGGCGGCGTTAAGTGTAGCCATCTATGTGTTTGTTGACCCGCAGGATGTACTGCTGGCATTTGTGTTGTATTTCCTGTTGTCGTTTGTAGTGGATCTGCACGCGCCGGTATTCTGGTCAATTATTTCGGAAACCATTGACTATGGTCAGGTAAAAAATGGCAAGCGTGTATCCGGTTTTGCCTATGGCGGTATTTCAGTCGGGCAAAAAGCCGGCATGGGCATCGCCGGTTTAATGGTGGGATGGCTATTAACCTATTTCCAATATGTTCCCAACCAGGAACAGTCTGAAACCTCCATGATGGGCATAGCATTGATGCTGTCTATTATTCCTGGCGTATTCCATGGGCTGATGGGATTACTGATGTTTATGTATCGCATCAACGATCGTTATTACGCTGAATTGAAGCGCACCATGATTGTTAAAGGTTATATCGCACAGCATTAA
- a CDS encoding family 43 glycosylhydrolase, producing the protein MSELLKPLIPQRADPFIYKHTDGYYYFTASVPAYDRIELRRAKTIAELATAPTVDAWHKPDTGPYSELLWAPEIHFNKDPESGESAWYVYFAAAPSREIKFDLFQHRMYCVRNKNANPLEGEWEFMGQIDSGIDTFCLDATTFTHKGVLYYLWAQKEVDIRGNSNLYIAPMKTPWQLAGEPVMLSKPEFEWEIRGFWVNEGPSILKRNGKIFISYSASATDENYAMGLLWADENADLLNPASWTKSQEPVLCSDIPNKIFGPGHNSFTYGEDGDTVLLVYHARTYTEIEGDPLWNPDRHTFVKPLKWDAKGMPVFGKPSMID; encoded by the coding sequence GTGAGCGAATTATTAAAACCCCTAATTCCCCAGCGTGCCGATCCGTTTATTTATAAGCATACTGACGGCTATTATTATTTCACTGCCTCGGTGCCGGCTTATGATCGCATTGAGCTGCGCCGTGCAAAAACCATTGCGGAATTAGCTACTGCCCCCACAGTGGATGCCTGGCACAAGCCTGACACTGGCCCATACAGCGAATTACTCTGGGCACCGGAAATTCATTTCAACAAAGACCCGGAATCTGGCGAGTCTGCCTGGTACGTGTATTTTGCCGCAGCACCGAGCCGAGAAATTAAATTCGATTTATTCCAACACCGTATGTATTGCGTGCGCAACAAAAACGCTAACCCGCTGGAAGGCGAGTGGGAGTTTATGGGGCAGATCGACAGCGGTATAGATACTTTCTGTTTGGATGCGACCACCTTTACTCACAAGGGCGTGCTCTATTATTTGTGGGCACAAAAAGAAGTGGATATTCGCGGCAATTCCAATTTGTATATCGCGCCCATGAAAACGCCTTGGCAGTTAGCGGGCGAGCCGGTCATGCTCAGCAAGCCGGAGTTTGAATGGGAAATTCGCGGGTTTTGGGTTAACGAAGGGCCGTCGATATTAAAACGCAATGGCAAGATTTTTATCAGTTATTCCGCCAGCGCCACCGATGAAAACTATGCGATGGGTTTACTCTGGGCGGATGAAAATGCGGACTTATTAAACCCGGCATCCTGGACCAAATCCCAAGAGCCTGTACTTTGCTCGGACATCCCCAATAAGATCTTCGGCCCAGGCCACAACAGCTTCACTTACGGTGAAGACGGCGATACGGTGCTGCTGGTTTACCACGCGCGTACCTACACTGAAATTGAAGGTGATCCCCTGTGGAACCCGGATCGCCACACCTTTGTAAAACCCCTCAAATGGGACGCTAAGGGCATGCCGGTTTTCGGTAAGCCTTCGATGATCGATTGA